From the genome of Bacteroides sp. MSB163, one region includes:
- the lepB gene encoding signal peptidase I, producing the protein MNLKTKRILRRVGWSVFGCFGLFQIYVFIRLYLLTSFVIPTYSMSPTLTAGDYIIAFLRIPGRREIKKDDVRPEHYIVQRKEGTREVRKGDVTVFNFPYFQGEERMIMGFGLFFCKRCVATPGDTYRWLWEGGTHSVYLPHQGEAVRIDTVNFHHYSRCIEYETGLMPKLMKESVIHADTVMHSYRFRCNYYFMRGDNYADSYDSRFWGILPEDFILGVGLFTWFSKEPETGKIRWERMFKKL; encoded by the coding sequence ATGAATTTAAAAACTAAACGCATATTGAGGAGAGTCGGCTGGAGCGTCTTCGGATGCTTCGGTCTTTTTCAGATATATGTATTCATCCGGCTTTACCTGCTGACCTCTTTTGTCATCCCCACCTACTCTATGTCCCCTACTTTGACGGCAGGGGATTACATCATCGCTTTCCTGCGTATCCCCGGTAGGCGAGAAATAAAGAAAGATGACGTACGCCCCGAGCATTACATTGTGCAGCGGAAAGAGGGAACGCGTGAAGTGCGAAAAGGAGATGTAACGGTGTTTAACTTCCCCTATTTCCAGGGGGAAGAAAGAATGATTATGGGGTTCGGCCTGTTCTTTTGCAAGCGTTGTGTGGCTACACCGGGAGATACTTACCGCTGGTTGTGGGAGGGAGGAACCCATAGCGTATATCTTCCTCATCAAGGAGAGGCAGTGAGAATAGATACCGTGAACTTTCATCACTACAGCCGCTGCATAGAGTATGAGACGGGATTAATGCCGAAACTGATGAAAGAGTCTGTGATACATGCTGACACGGTGATGCATAGTTATCGTTTTAGATGCAACTATTACTTTATGCGTGGTGATAACTATGCGGATTCTTACGATTCACGCTTTTGGGGGATACTACCGGAAGATTTTATTCTGGGAGTAGGGTTGTTTACATGGTTTTCTAAAGAACCGGAAACGGGAAAAATCCGTTGGGAAAGAATGTTTAAGAAATTGTGA
- a CDS encoding YifB family Mg chelatase-like AAA ATPase: MLIKVFGAAVQGIDATLITIEVNSSRGCMFYLVGLPDSAVKESHQRIISALQVNGYRIPTSNIIINMAPADIRKEGSAYDLPLAIGMLAAGEVIQPDKLNRYLMMGELSLDGSLQPIKGALPIAIKARELGFEGIIVPRQNALEAAVVNQIQVYGVENIKEVIEFFNGKQELTPTIVNTREEFYAQQSSFDLDFADVKGQENVKRALEVAAAGGHNIILIGAPGSGKSMLAKRLPSILPPLSLGESLETTKIHSVAGRLQNNTGLISKRPFRDPHHTISTVAMTGGGSYPQPGEISLAHNGILFLDELPEFNRSVLEVLRQPLEDRKITISRVRSNVEYPASFMLVASMNPCPCGYYNHPTKACVCSPGQVQKYLNRISGPLLDRIDLQIEVVPVPFEKMSDARPGEASSSIRERVISARQIQENRYADIPGVYCNAQMSSKLLSLYARPDDKGLALLKNAMNRLNLSARAYDRILKVARTIADLENSDLIQPSHLAEAIGYRNLDREDWAG, encoded by the coding sequence GTGCTAATCAAAGTTTTCGGAGCGGCTGTACAAGGCATTGACGCAACCCTCATCACAATCGAAGTAAATAGTTCAAGAGGTTGTATGTTCTATCTTGTCGGACTACCGGATTCGGCCGTCAAAGAAAGCCACCAACGTATCATTTCCGCACTACAAGTGAATGGATACCGAATACCTACCAGCAATATCATCATCAATATGGCACCTGCTGATATCCGCAAAGAAGGTTCCGCCTATGACCTCCCACTTGCCATTGGTATGCTTGCCGCCGGAGAAGTAATCCAACCGGATAAGCTGAACCGTTACCTGATGATGGGCGAGCTGAGCCTTGACGGTAGCCTGCAACCCATCAAGGGGGCTCTGCCCATTGCCATCAAAGCACGTGAATTAGGATTCGAAGGAATCATAGTACCCAGACAGAACGCTCTTGAAGCGGCAGTAGTCAATCAGATTCAAGTATATGGAGTTGAAAACATCAAAGAGGTAATAGAATTCTTCAATGGGAAGCAGGAACTCACTCCTACCATCGTCAACACCCGCGAAGAGTTTTATGCGCAACAAAGTAGCTTTGATCTGGACTTTGCAGATGTAAAAGGACAGGAAAACGTAAAACGTGCACTGGAAGTGGCCGCGGCAGGGGGGCATAATATTATTCTGATTGGCGCCCCAGGAAGCGGAAAATCCATGCTTGCCAAAAGATTACCATCCATTCTTCCCCCGCTGTCCCTGGGAGAGAGCCTTGAAACTACAAAAATACATTCTGTGGCAGGAAGACTGCAAAACAATACGGGACTTATTTCAAAACGCCCGTTCCGCGATCCGCATCACACTATCTCTACAGTAGCCATGACCGGTGGAGGCAGTTATCCACAACCGGGAGAAATCAGCCTTGCCCATAATGGTATTTTATTTCTGGACGAATTGCCGGAATTCAATCGCAGCGTACTGGAAGTCCTCCGTCAACCGCTGGAAGACCGGAAGATCACCATTTCCCGCGTGAGAAGCAATGTGGAATATCCTGCCAGTTTTATGCTGGTAGCCTCTATGAACCCATGCCCTTGCGGATATTACAATCATCCGACAAAAGCTTGCGTATGTAGCCCGGGGCAAGTACAAAAATACCTGAACCGTATCTCCGGCCCTTTACTTGACCGCATCGACCTACAAATCGAAGTCGTTCCTGTACCTTTTGAGAAAATGTCCGATGCTCGTCCGGGAGAGGCGAGTTCCAGCATACGAGAGCGTGTAATCTCTGCCCGGCAAATTCAGGAAAACAGGTATGCAGATATTCCGGGCGTTTACTGTAATGCGCAAATGAGCAGCAAACTACTTTCCCTATATGCTCGTCCGGATGACAAAGGTCTTGCCTTGCTGAAAAATGCAATGAACAGGCTCAATCTTTCCGCCCGTGCCTATGACCGTATACTAAAAGTCGCGCGTACCATTGCCGACCTTGAAAACAGTGATCTGATACAGCCCTCACATTTGGCAGAAGCCATTGGATACAGGAATCTGGATAGAGAAGACTGGGCAGGATAA
- a CDS encoding TlpA disulfide reductase family protein, whose protein sequence is MKNVCLLYLLLIGLSACGGKKTDSISLSGEIKGLGNDTIYLYGADRMHDRMDTLIAEKDKFSATLSADTLVTTILLFSDGTEYPLFLNKGDKIQIKGSMAELSSLQISGNAPNKELTDFNQDLKGLGTPSGKALEEKAENFITEHPASLVSIYLLDKYFVQNPQPDLTQIQKLADRMTGELKDRPFMDALLKRIEEEEKVAVGKSAPYFRLRNAEDKDISRSNFKDQYLLIQFWASWDTVSRANNAMFRRIYKKEQKNKNFALLGISLDLNKKKWQETIKADTLKWEQVCDFSGWSGEIIKQFAIQTLPTNILLSPTGRIEGKNLDEKAIENKLKEIAEKEKEKKKTTHH, encoded by the coding sequence ATGAAGAACGTTTGTCTATTATATCTTCTATTAATCGGTCTCTCTGCCTGTGGTGGAAAGAAGACCGATAGTATCAGCCTCAGCGGAGAAATCAAAGGATTGGGGAATGATACCATCTACTTATATGGTGCGGACAGAATGCATGACCGCATGGATACACTGATTGCCGAAAAAGATAAATTCTCCGCGACACTTTCTGCTGATACGTTAGTCACCACAATCTTATTATTCAGTGATGGAACGGAGTACCCGCTTTTCCTGAATAAAGGAGATAAAATACAAATAAAAGGCTCCATGGCCGAACTATCCTCTTTACAAATCAGCGGCAATGCCCCTAATAAAGAATTAACAGACTTCAACCAGGACCTGAAAGGATTGGGTACCCCGTCCGGAAAAGCTTTGGAAGAAAAAGCAGAGAATTTCATTACTGAACATCCTGCTTCATTAGTCAGTATCTATCTGCTTGATAAATACTTTGTGCAAAACCCTCAACCCGATCTGACACAAATCCAGAAACTGGCCGACCGTATGACCGGAGAACTGAAGGACCGTCCCTTTATGGATGCATTGCTGAAGCGGATTGAAGAAGAAGAAAAGGTAGCTGTAGGGAAATCGGCGCCCTACTTCCGACTACGCAATGCGGAAGATAAAGATATAAGCCGCTCCAACTTTAAAGATCAGTACCTGCTCATACAGTTCTGGGCTTCGTGGGATACGGTCAGCCGTGCAAACAATGCCATGTTCCGCCGTATTTATAAGAAAGAGCAGAAGAATAAGAACTTCGCGTTGCTGGGCATTTCTCTCGATCTTAATAAAAAGAAATGGCAGGAAACCATCAAAGCAGATACGCTGAAATGGGAACAAGTCTGTGATTTCTCCGGCTGGAGCGGAGAGATTATCAAACAATTTGCCATACAGACGCTTCCTACCAACATACTTCTCAGTCCTACGGGAAGAATAGAAGGTAAAAATCTGGATGAAAAAGCAATTGAGAACAAGCTAAAAGAGATTGCTGAAAAAGAAAAGGAGAAGAAAAAAACTACTCACCACTAA
- a CDS encoding tetratricopeptide repeat protein, producing the protein MTKRLYLPLLMALVVALSSCSSKMGELSSDYFTVTPQVLEAVGGKVPATINGKFPEKYFNKKAVVEVTPVLKWNGGEAKGQSAVFQGEKVEGNDQTISYKMGGNYTMKTSFDYVPEMAKSELYLEFKATIGSKTVTIPAVKVADGVISTSEMVEQTLSSATPANGDDAFQRIIKEKHDANIMFLIQQANVRAGELKTAKEFNEEVKNVDGAVNKKISNIEVSAYASPDGGVSLNTKLAENRQDNTAKVINQNLKKAKIDAAIDTKYTAQDWEGFQELVSKSNIQDKELILRVLSMYSDPEQREQEIKNISSVYKNLADEILPQLRRSRLTLNYEIIGKSDDEIANLANTDAKQLSLEELLYAATLTNDPAKQEVIFTKATQIYPNDYRAYNNLGKLAYQAGNLDKAESYFKKAASIKDAPEVNMNLGLIALTKGDKAAAETYLSKASGAKELNEALGNLYVAQGQYDRAVSAFGNTKSNSAALAQILAKDYNKAKNTLASVEKPDAYTEYLMAVLGARTNNSSMVTSSLKSAVAKDSSLAKKAASDLEFAKYFTNADFMSIIQ; encoded by the coding sequence ATGACTAAGAGATTGTATCTGCCTTTGTTAATGGCACTGGTTGTTGCACTTTCATCTTGTAGCAGCAAAATGGGTGAATTATCTTCTGATTATTTCACCGTAACCCCTCAGGTTCTTGAAGCTGTCGGTGGCAAAGTTCCCGCCACTATCAACGGAAAATTCCCTGAAAAGTATTTTAACAAGAAAGCTGTAGTAGAAGTAACCCCGGTTCTGAAATGGAACGGTGGAGAAGCTAAAGGACAGTCAGCCGTATTCCAAGGAGAAAAAGTAGAAGGTAACGACCAAACTATCTCGTACAAGATGGGTGGTAACTACACTATGAAAACTTCTTTCGACTATGTTCCCGAAATGGCTAAATCAGAGTTATATCTGGAATTCAAGGCCACAATAGGTAGCAAAACAGTTACTATTCCTGCTGTGAAGGTAGCTGACGGTGTGATTTCCACTTCTGAAATGGTTGAGCAGACACTGAGTAGCGCTACTCCTGCTAACGGTGACGACGCTTTCCAACGTATCATCAAGGAAAAACACGATGCTAACATCATGTTCTTGATTCAACAAGCTAACGTTCGTGCCGGCGAATTGAAGACCGCTAAGGAATTCAACGAAGAAGTAAAGAACGTAGACGGTGCTGTTAACAAGAAGATCAGCAACATCGAAGTTTCTGCTTATGCATCTCCCGATGGTGGTGTAAGCCTGAACACTAAGTTGGCCGAAAACCGTCAGGACAACACTGCAAAGGTTATCAACCAGAACTTGAAGAAAGCAAAAATTGACGCTGCAATCGATACAAAATATACTGCTCAGGACTGGGAAGGTTTCCAGGAATTGGTATCTAAATCTAATATCCAAGATAAAGAACTGATCCTTCGCGTTCTGTCTATGTATTCTGATCCTGAACAAAGAGAGCAGGAAATCAAGAACATTTCTTCTGTTTATAAGAACTTAGCTGACGAAATCTTGCCGCAATTGCGTCGTTCTCGTCTGACTTTAAATTATGAAATCATCGGTAAGTCTGATGACGAAATCGCTAATCTGGCTAACACAGATGCTAAGCAACTAAGTCTGGAAGAATTGCTGTACGCAGCTACTCTGACTAACGATCCGGCTAAGCAAGAAGTAATCTTCACTAAAGCTACTCAGATTTATCCGAACGACTATCGCGCTTACAATAACTTAGGTAAACTGGCTTACCAGGCAGGTAACCTTGACAAGGCTGAAAGCTACTTCAAGAAAGCTGCTTCTATCAAGGATGCTCCTGAAGTTAACATGAACCTTGGTTTGATCGCTTTGACAAAGGGTGATAAAGCTGCCGCTGAAACTTACCTGAGCAAAGCTTCCGGTGCAAAAGAACTGAACGAAGCTCTGGGTAACCTCTACGTCGCTCAAGGTCAATATGACAGAGCCGTAAGCGCATTCGGCAACACGAAATCTAACAGTGCCGCTTTGGCTCAGATTCTGGCTAAGGACTACAACAAAGCTAAAAATACTTTGGCAAGTGTAGAAAAGCCAGACGCTTATACTGAATACCTGATGGCTGTATTAGGTGCAAGAACTAACAATTCTTCTATGGTTACCAGCAGCTTGAAGAGCGCTGTAGCTAAAGATTCTTCATTAGCTAAGAAAGCCGCTTCTGACCTGGAATTTGCTAAGTACTTTACGAATGCAGATTTCATGAGCATCATTCAGTAA